From a single Candidatus Zixiibacteriota bacterium genomic region:
- the miaA gene encoding tRNA (adenosine(37)-N6)-dimethylallyltransferase MiaA: protein MNESRDKINILIIGGPTASRKSTLAINIAKEYKAEIISADSRQIYRQLKIGTDKMDEDEWQGIPHHLMGSHDLGDKFTAFDFLIESEKIITNLSASNKGVIVCGGTGLYLRALTEGIVELPDHDTSYRNELLDVAAAKGPKFIHEMLEKVDPEEAAKIHYNNMIRVIRALEIYNLTGRPKSEVINDTIPLNERFNFLQIYLIPERDKLYERINDRVDEMFKQGLLREAESVYKSHFGDKLKLCKIVGYAELIAYFENQLSLNEAQNLIKQNTRRYAKRQYTWFNNAAKAEFIPLFGSEALTSCLELIEGFWRKS, encoded by the coding sequence ATGAATGAATCCAGGGACAAAATAAATATATTGATCATTGGTGGTCCGACCGCATCGAGAAAATCAACACTGGCAATAAATATCGCGAAGGAATATAAGGCCGAGATCATTTCCGCCGATTCCCGCCAGATATATCGCCAGCTTAAAATCGGAACCGACAAGATGGATGAGGATGAATGGCAGGGAATACCGCATCATCTTATGGGTTCACATGATTTAGGAGATAAATTCACAGCTTTTGATTTCTTAATCGAATCCGAAAAAATCATTACTAATCTGTCCGCTTCAAATAAAGGGGTAATCGTTTGCGGCGGGACGGGGCTGTATCTCCGAGCCTTGACTGAAGGCATTGTCGAACTGCCCGACCATGATACTTCGTATCGTAATGAACTTCTGGATGTTGCGGCGGCAAAAGGGCCTAAATTCATTCATGAAATGCTCGAAAAAGTAGATCCCGAGGAAGCGGCAAAAATTCATTATAACAATATGATACGGGTTATTCGCGCGCTCGAAATTTATAATCTAACCGGGCGGCCGAAAAGCGAGGTCATAAACGATACTATTCCGCTCAATGAAAGATTTAATTTTTTGCAAATTTATTTAATCCCCGAGCGTGATAAGCTCTATGAACGCATAAATGACCGAGTTGATGAAATGTTTAAGCAGGGTCTGCTGCGAGAAGCCGAAAGTGTATATAAATCACATTTTGGTGATAAGTTAAAATTGTGTAAGATTGTTGGTTATGCGGAATTGATTGCGTATTTTGAAAATCAATTATCGTTAAACGAAGCCCAGAATTTAATAAAGCAAAATACGAGACGATACGCCAAGAGACAGTATACATGGTTTAATAATGCCGCGAAGGCCGAATTTATTCCACTATTTGGAAGTGAGGCGTTAACTTCTTGTTTGGAACTTATTGAGGGGTTTTGGCGTAAATCTTAG
- the mutL gene encoding DNA mismatch repair endonuclease MutL encodes MTNFSDNKFARPIEQLDRNLINKIAAGEVIERPASVIKEAIENSFDAGATSVEVTAEKAGTTYISVVDNGCGIPTAQVKLAFSRHATSKIRIADDLFAVNSYGFRGEALPSIASVAHLSLTTRHYKENEGTFIAIEGGREVDFRPVSAPIGTKVEISHLFFNTPARKKFLKSETTELRQIIRVAERMALGKPSVAVKLTLNERQTFQLPQNQPIAERMATLFGVKPDGIVEYDIEMGGVYFLAYLAHPDHARHDRTRICLYINGRSVASSSLIHAVTSGYGEFLPPGRFPLAVIYITVDPSRLDVNVHPTKAEVRLSEERAIHDNLYRIVKKALRDWRLIPSSDHQSYNKVMKGNTSGFQSQQNMNLQSSRPLSRTPLSNRHRNQQNISGTLNTFTSISTSEPAGCDNRLPAIDETSVIASQAAAEVKEITSDDIVYLGKVGRQYLVLSIGGELYIVDQHTAHERVLYEYALEQVEKGSAASQKLLFPETVDLSAEEYLTFEAGQETLTKLGFEIDAFGGNSVVIQGVPPVFKDKNPAKIIVKLLDDIGQLKKAGGDLIKSIAQSLACRASVMAGDKLSADEVQSLLSSLLKVNNPYCCPHGRPTFVKISLDELDSRFGRA; translated from the coding sequence ATGACTAATTTTTCAGATAACAAATTTGCCAGACCGATTGAGCAATTAGATCGAAATTTAATAAATAAAATCGCGGCAGGCGAGGTTATTGAGCGTCCGGCGTCGGTAATTAAAGAGGCGATTGAAAATTCATTTGATGCCGGAGCGACGTCCGTTGAAGTAACGGCCGAGAAAGCCGGGACGACATATATTAGTGTGGTCGATAACGGATGCGGGATTCCCACGGCGCAGGTCAAATTAGCTTTTAGCCGCCATGCTACATCCAAGATAAGAATCGCCGATGATTTATTTGCGGTAAATTCTTACGGTTTCCGGGGAGAGGCATTGCCTTCAATTGCCTCGGTCGCGCATTTAAGTCTGACAACTCGACATTATAAGGAAAACGAGGGGACTTTTATTGCTATTGAAGGTGGCAGGGAAGTGGATTTTCGGCCTGTGTCGGCTCCAATTGGCACCAAAGTGGAAATATCACACCTGTTTTTCAACACTCCCGCCCGCAAGAAATTTTTAAAAAGCGAGACAACTGAATTACGTCAGATTATCCGCGTTGCGGAACGTATGGCATTGGGTAAACCCTCGGTGGCCGTGAAGCTTACTCTCAATGAGCGGCAAACTTTCCAGTTACCTCAGAATCAACCGATTGCCGAAAGAATGGCCACTTTGTTTGGCGTTAAGCCGGATGGAATTGTCGAATATGATATTGAGATGGGGGGAGTATATTTCCTGGCGTACCTGGCACATCCGGATCATGCCCGGCATGATCGTACCCGGATATGTTTGTACATAAACGGACGCTCTGTCGCGTCATCAAGCCTGATACACGCGGTTACTTCCGGATACGGTGAATTTCTTCCACCGGGCCGATTTCCTCTGGCGGTAATTTATATAACCGTCGATCCGTCGCGTTTGGATGTCAATGTCCACCCGACCAAGGCGGAGGTTAGATTGTCTGAAGAACGCGCGATTCATGATAATCTGTATCGTATCGTCAAGAAGGCTCTGAGAGACTGGCGCTTAATTCCATCCAGCGATCATCAATCTTATAATAAAGTGATGAAAGGCAATACTTCCGGTTTTCAGTCGCAACAGAATATGAATTTGCAGTCATCGCGACCGCTGTCCCGAACCCCACTTTCTAACCGACACCGTAATCAACAAAATATATCGGGCACGCTAAATACATTTACATCAATTTCAACCTCGGAACCGGCCGGATGCGATAACCGGCTTCCCGCGATAGATGAAACATCTGTTATCGCGTCGCAAGCGGCGGCGGAGGTCAAAGAAATAACATCGGATGATATTGTATATCTTGGAAAGGTGGGGCGTCAGTATCTGGTTCTTTCAATCGGCGGTGAGTTGTATATTGTCGATCAACATACCGCCCACGAGCGGGTTTTATACGAATATGCGCTTGAACAGGTAGAAAAGGGAAGCGCCGCCTCACAAAAATTGTTATTTCCAGAAACGGTCGATCTTTCCGCCGAGGAATATTTGACTTTCGAAGCCGGTCAGGAAACTCTTACAAAACTCGGCTTTGAAATTGATGCCTTTGGAGGTAATTCGGTTGTTATCCAGGGAGTACCGCCGGTTTTCAAAGATAAGAATCCGGCAAAAATAATCGTAAAATTGCTCGATGATATCGGTCAATTGAAAAAGGCGGGGGGCGATCTCATTAAATCAATAGCCCAATCATTGGCCTGCCGGGCGTCGGTTATGGCGGGTGACAAATTGTCTGCCGATGAAGTGCAATCTCTGTTATCATCTCTGCTGAAAGTAAACAATCCTTATTGCTGTCCTCACGGCCGTCCGACTTTTGTAAAAATAAGTCTGGATGAACTGGATAGTCGATTTGGACGGGCCTGA
- the mutS gene encoding DNA mismatch repair protein MutS — translation MMKNSGLTPMMRQYYRFKDKYPDKILFFRMGDFYEMFGDDAVEAAPILGIALTSRSGDAKNSIPLCGIPHHALDKYLPRLIDAGRKVVICEQVEDPKKAKGIVKRDVVEIITPGTSTLESSLAPSHDSYLAALFGDNKKMALARLELSTGEFSVIEDDPDIIYDRLAMAPPKELLTPDDNSSDLFERITKNGSTKNITPLENIYFDFRLSKETLCRFFSVSTLDGFGLRYMKRSVSAAGAIFRYLQDNKQDRLKHITGIKIGLADQRMLLDAATIRNLELFSNLAIGDEKHSFFWAINRTGSAFGARRLRRSIAAPFIEKDKILYRQGGVVELFNDSLKSDKISLLFKKIPDLERLNGRLGLGKANPRTMLALRDAMLIAEEIRSYLSESSSSMFKTIYSSAPILKPVAEKIGLAIREDASPTSHNGGVIRDGYSKELDELNLSIKDARDYIAGLTASERERTGIPSLKVGFNKVFGYYIEITRTHTDKVPENYIRKQTLVNAERYITEEMKIKENLILEAEEKINRLEHQLFEQLVEDISQALPELISLADFLAEIDVVNSLAVLAREQKYVKPEIADECALNLTQGFHPVLSQILGSGNFVANDTNLNDVDTSLIILTGPNMSGKSTWLRQTGLIVILAQIGSFVPAQEAKIGIVDRVFTRVGATDSLTRGQSTFLVEMVETANILHNTTEKSLLLLDEIGRGTSTFDGLSVAWAVAETIQQHPSGTPRTLFATHYHEMTGLAAIYPRIKNYQVTVKKWGKEVIFLHQVIPGGCDDSYGIEVARLAGLPKGTISRAREILKLLESGEFAKSELARGLHARLNQPTLFDEAASSGDSLIVEKIKELDVDNLTPLEALEFLSQIKKDIEND, via the coding sequence ATGATGAAAAATAGCGGTTTGACGCCGATGATGCGGCAATATTACCGCTTCAAAGACAAATATCCCGACAAAATTCTGTTCTTCCGCATGGGCGACTTTTATGAGATGTTTGGCGATGACGCTGTCGAAGCGGCGCCGATTCTCGGTATTGCTTTGACATCCCGTTCAGGGGATGCCAAGAACTCTATTCCACTCTGCGGCATCCCGCATCATGCGCTGGATAAATATTTACCCCGCCTGATCGACGCCGGCAGGAAAGTGGTTATTTGTGAGCAGGTCGAAGACCCCAAAAAAGCCAAAGGGATTGTCAAGCGGGATGTGGTTGAAATCATCACTCCCGGAACATCAACATTGGAATCCTCGCTGGCTCCCTCGCATGATTCATACCTGGCCGCCTTATTTGGAGATAACAAAAAAATGGCGCTGGCCCGGCTGGAGTTGTCGACCGGAGAATTTTCAGTCATTGAGGATGATCCCGATATTATTTATGATCGTTTGGCCATGGCTCCACCAAAAGAACTATTAACGCCCGATGACAATTCCTCGGATTTATTTGAGCGAATAACTAAAAACGGTTCGACCAAAAATATCACTCCTCTGGAAAATATCTATTTTGATTTTCGTTTGAGCAAAGAGACGCTGTGCCGGTTTTTCTCTGTTTCAACCCTCGATGGTTTCGGCCTTAGATATATGAAGCGAAGTGTATCGGCGGCGGGAGCGATCTTTAGATATTTACAGGATAACAAGCAGGATAGGTTAAAGCACATCACGGGAATTAAAATCGGATTGGCCGACCAGCGTATGCTTTTGGATGCCGCGACAATACGAAACCTTGAACTCTTTTCTAACCTGGCCATAGGGGATGAGAAGCATTCATTTTTCTGGGCTATCAATCGCACCGGCTCGGCATTTGGAGCGCGGCGACTGCGCAGGTCGATTGCGGCTCCTTTTATAGAAAAAGATAAGATACTGTATCGCCAGGGCGGAGTGGTCGAATTATTTAACGATAGTTTGAAGTCTGACAAAATTTCGCTGCTTTTTAAGAAAATTCCAGATCTGGAAAGATTAAACGGCCGGTTGGGATTAGGTAAGGCCAACCCGCGGACTATGCTTGCCTTACGGGATGCCATGCTAATCGCTGAAGAAATCAGAAGTTATTTGTCGGAATCATCGTCATCGATGTTTAAAACGATTTATTCTTCTGCGCCAATTCTTAAGCCGGTTGCGGAAAAAATCGGTTTGGCGATCAGAGAAGACGCTTCACCAACATCGCACAACGGCGGCGTTATTCGCGACGGCTATTCGAAGGAATTGGATGAGCTAAATCTTTCAATAAAAGATGCCCGGGACTATATCGCCGGGTTGACTGCATCGGAAAGAGAACGCACGGGAATACCTTCTCTAAAAGTCGGATTCAATAAAGTTTTTGGATACTACATCGAGATCACTCGAACCCATACTGATAAGGTGCCGGAAAATTATATTCGGAAACAAACTTTGGTAAACGCCGAGCGATACATTACGGAAGAAATGAAAATCAAGGAAAACTTGATTTTGGAGGCTGAAGAAAAAATCAATCGCCTCGAACATCAATTATTCGAACAACTGGTGGAAGATATTTCTCAAGCCCTCCCGGAATTAATTTCTCTTGCGGATTTTTTGGCGGAAATAGATGTTGTCAATTCCCTGGCTGTCTTAGCCAGAGAGCAAAAATATGTTAAGCCTGAAATCGCCGACGAATGCGCGTTGAATCTAACGCAGGGATTTCATCCCGTTCTTTCTCAGATTTTAGGCTCCGGCAACTTCGTGGCCAATGATACCAATTTGAATGATGTGGATACATCCCTTATAATTTTGACCGGACCGAATATGTCGGGGAAATCGACCTGGCTGCGTCAGACCGGTTTAATCGTTATTCTTGCGCAAATCGGGTCATTCGTGCCGGCGCAGGAAGCAAAAATCGGAATTGTTGATCGCGTCTTTACCAGGGTAGGGGCGACCGATAGTTTGACCCGCGGGCAGTCAACATTTCTGGTCGAGATGGTTGAAACGGCGAATATACTGCATAACACGACTGAAAAATCATTATTGCTGCTCGATGAAATCGGACGAGGTACATCAACTTTCGATGGATTGTCGGTGGCTTGGGCGGTTGCCGAGACTATCCAACAGCATCCGTCCGGAACTCCTCGGACTTTATTTGCCACTCATTATCATGAGATGACCGGTTTGGCCGCGATTTATCCCCGCATAAAAAATTACCAGGTAACGGTGAAAAAGTGGGGCAAGGAAGTTATATTTTTACATCAGGTAATTCCCGGTGGGTGTGATGATTCTTATGGAATCGAAGTGGCGAGACTGGCCGGGCTTCCCAAAGGCACAATATCTCGTGCGAGAGAGATCCTCAAACTCCTCGAATCGGGGGAATTCGCGAAATCAGAATTGGCTCGAGGATTGCATGCTCGCCTGAATCAACCGACATTATTTGACGAAGCGGCATCTTCGGGAGATTCGCTAATAGTTGAAAAGATTAAGGAACTTGACGTAGATAATTTGACCCCGCTTGAAGCGCTTGAGTTTTTGTCTCAAATTAAAAAAGATATCGAGAATGACTAA
- a CDS encoding SPOR domain-containing protein: MKYLLITIFIFGISGISLADDKIDEIYQLFSKGEISRAKNEFSELRQTTVRDGNRLFMASLLEPDGKSAQDKIEAALRSDLDGKYQEEAYFRLIQLAAVENDTSKVISSGKSFLDIWETSRFREQVLAILSAYETRDSKSRGRYFKLLSDEYPASYFGQYSRLYQAENAYKKGNYKTATTMCRRINNSPNDDLTAASLILLSKIGLKNNNAERALFNYNILREQYRHAIGEEELLEALKNISDEKSGQESTEVFEGITYSVQVGVFADKGNARNMEKRAESYGYDSRIKKRRISGREYYVVLAGKFATMQEAVTARQKLEMGENEPFKVITNDEK, translated from the coding sequence ATGAAGTACTTATTAATCACGATATTTATCTTTGGTATTTCGGGTATAAGTCTCGCTGATGATAAAATTGATGAAATTTATCAATTGTTTTCAAAGGGCGAAATAAGCCGAGCCAAAAACGAATTCTCCGAATTACGTCAGACAACCGTTAGAGACGGGAATCGTCTTTTTATGGCTTCGCTTCTGGAGCCGGACGGCAAATCGGCACAGGATAAAATTGAAGCCGCGCTCCGGTCTGACCTTGACGGCAAGTATCAGGAAGAAGCCTATTTCAGGCTAATTCAATTGGCGGCGGTGGAAAACGATACATCAAAAGTGATATCTTCCGGAAAATCATTTCTTGATATATGGGAAACGAGCCGTTTTCGGGAGCAGGTTTTGGCAATATTGTCAGCCTATGAAACGCGCGATTCGAAAAGCCGGGGGAGATATTTTAAACTATTGAGCGATGAATATCCCGCTTCTTATTTCGGTCAATATTCCCGACTTTATCAGGCGGAAAACGCCTATAAAAAAGGGAATTATAAGACGGCAACGACAATGTGCCGAAGGATCAATAATTCTCCAAATGACGATTTAACTGCCGCCAGTTTAATCCTTTTATCTAAGATAGGGCTTAAAAATAATAACGCTGAGCGGGCTTTATTTAATTATAATATTTTGCGGGAACAATATCGCCACGCTATCGGAGAAGAAGAATTGCTGGAAGCCCTGAAAAACATCTCAGACGAAAAATCCGGACAAGAATCCACAGAGGTTTTTGAGGGCATTACTTATTCGGTTCAGGTTGGTGTCTTTGCCGATAAGGGCAATGCCAGGAATATGGAAAAACGGGCGGAAAGCTATGGCTATGATAGTCGGATTAAGAAACGGAGAATATCCGGCCGCGAATATTATGTGGTTTTGGCCGGCAAATTTGCGACTATGCAGGAGGCTGTGACGGCCAGGCAAAAATTGGAAATGGGTGAGAACGAACCTTTTAAGGTAATTACCAATGATGAAAAATAG
- a CDS encoding LapA family protein produces the protein MWAFWTVLIVILIVILIGFAVFNAQEMVTVDLFFSKYINIPMIVVAYMAFTFGVLISFLLFVSIYFRQISDIRKFKRLADSLSSEISALRNRPIEEASDSFILSEKDENK, from the coding sequence ATGTGGGCATTTTGGACCGTTTTGATAGTCATTCTGATTGTTATTTTGATCGGATTTGCGGTGTTCAACGCTCAGGAAATGGTGACAGTCGATTTATTCTTCTCCAAATATATCAATATTCCGATGATCGTAGTTGCTTATATGGCATTTACATTTGGGGTATTGATTTCCTTCTTGCTTTTCGTCTCAATATATTTCAGGCAAATATCGGATATTCGGAAATTTAAGAGGCTCGCCGATTCACTTAGTTCTGAGATTTCCGCTCTGCGCAATCGTCCGATTGAAGAAGCGTCGGATAGTTTTATACTTTCAGAAAAGGATGAAAACAAATGA